A window of Oscillatoria salina IIICB1 genomic DNA:
TTTTAGTTTGAGGGGGGCTATGTTTGATCCCATTATCCAAAAGATTGAGAAAGACTTGCGTCAAGCGCGTTCGATCTGCTTCGAGATGAATAGTTTGGCTACCAGTATAAGCAAGAGTTAATTGTTTTTGTTTAGCGATCGGTTCTAAAGTTTGCCAAACCGAGAAAATTAGTTCCCGTAAGTCAATTAATTGATAGTTAAGATATTGAGCGGGATTTTCGCTTAATTGGGAAATATCTAACCAATTTTGAATTAAATCGATTAAACGATTAACTTCTGCTTGCATTCGCATCACCCAACGTTGTTCGATTCCTTCGAGACGATTTTCTAAAGCTTCTGCAACCAGACGAATAGAAGTTAAAGGAGTTCTCAATTCGTGAGTGAGATCGGAAAAAGCGCGATCGCGCGCTTCTTGGAGTTGAACTATCGATTGTTGATTTTCCAGGAAAACACCTACTTGTCCTTGGGGTAAAGGTAAGCTAGAAGCTTTTAATGGTAGGGATTTCTGCAAGGTACAATAACTATTTTTAGCTTCTGTGGTTTCTTCATCAGGTAGATTCGTGCTATAGAAAACCCATTCTTGCATTTGAGGTTGCTGAGATTGGCGAGTTTGCTCGATTAGTCGATCTAATTCATAAGAACGAACTAACTCTAATAGTAAACGCACTTGCTGTCCTGGTTGCCAGCGATCGACATTTAATAGCTGTCGCGCTTGTTGATTGCACTTGATTAGGTGATTCTCTTCATCCACCTGCAAATAGCCGACAGGAGAAACTTCTAAGAGATTTTCGTCAATCTGTATTTGCGCTTCTAATTCTTGACGGTGCTGGTAAGCGCGAGAGATTTCTCGACGCAGACGAGAGAGAGTTGACAA
This region includes:
- a CDS encoding sensor histidine kinase, giving the protein MTLLAFILGLTVGIVICFIRQRQLNRQLQRMLNTLADGAAEVASLSTLSRLRREISRAYQHRQELEAQIQIDENLLEVSPVGYLQVDEENHLIKCNQQARQLLNVDRWQPGQQVRLLLELVRSYELDRLIEQTRQSQQPQMQEWVFYSTNLPDEETTEAKNSYCTLQKSLPLKASSLPLPQGQVGVFLENQQSIVQLQEARDRAFSDLTHELRTPLTSIRLVAEALENRLEGIEQRWVMRMQAEVNRLIDLIQNWLDISQLSENPAQYLNYQLIDLRELIFSVWQTLEPIAKQKQLTLAYTGSQTIHLEADRTRLTQVFLNLLDNGIKHSPPQTKIQVETKLLDTQRVEINIIDTGNGFQESDLPYVFDRLYRGDKSRKRPLPESESKRGNSWRGGSGLGLSIAQQIIIAHGGSIQAKNHPTTQGAWLQIELPISLEE